The following coding sequences lie in one Glycine max cultivar Williams 82 chromosome 19, Glycine_max_v4.0, whole genome shotgun sequence genomic window:
- the LOC102670078 gene encoding uncharacterized protein, which translates to MGSSNRNFPASMSVLISKNYDDWCAQMKVIFRFQDVTEVVQEGVQEPNKNPTDAQKVAHRDLMKRDAKTLFIIHQCAHADNFQKIRSTNTAKKAWDTLEKSYAGDNKKVKLQTLRRQYELLQMSDQESIGEFFSRILAITNQMNAYSDKQSDLEIIDKVLRTLTPRFDHIVVVIEEGQNLEEMKMKEL; encoded by the coding sequence ATGGGTTCCTCGAATAGAAATTTTCCAGCATCTATGTCTGTTCTCATAAGCAAGAACTATGATGATTGGTGTGCTCAGATGAAGGTAATCTTTCGATTTCAAGATGTGACAGAAGTGGTGCAAGAAGGGGTTCAAGAACCTAACAAGAACCCAACTGATGCACAGAAGGTGGCTCACCGTGATTTGATGAAAAGAGATGCAAAGACATTGTTCATTATTCATCAATGTGCACATGcagataattttcaaaaaattagatCTACTAATACTGCGAAGAAGGCATGGGATACTCTAGAGAAATCCTATGCAGGGGATAACAAGAAGGTGAAGTTGCAAACCTTGAGAAGACAGTATGAACTTCTACAAATGAGTGATCAAGAAAGCATTGGTGAGTTCTTTTCTCGAATTTTGgcaattacaaatcaaatgaatgCTTATAGTGACAAGCAATCAGACTTGGAGATCATTGACAAGGTATTAAGAACCTTGACACCAAGATTCGATCATATAGTGGTGGTAATTGAGGAAGGCCAGAATCTTgaagaaatgaagatgaaagaacTGTAA